A genomic stretch from Rhodobacterales bacterium HKCCA1288 includes:
- a CDS encoding winged helix-turn-helix transcriptional regulator, whose translation MSASSLDLTFAALADPTRRAILSMLLEDDMAVTDVAEPFEMSLAAISKHLAILAHAGLIAQEKRGRVKWCKLEPDALRAASVWMQGFGQFEPIHLDEFEAFLARELDGADTQGG comes from the coding sequence ATGAGTGCCAGTTCCCTAGATCTGACCTTTGCTGCCTTGGCAGACCCAACCCGCCGCGCGATCTTGTCGATGCTGCTCGAAGATGACATGGCCGTGACCGATGTGGCGGAACCGTTTGAAATGTCTCTGGCTGCGATCTCAAAGCACCTCGCCATCCTTGCCCATGCGGGACTGATTGCCCAAGAAAAGCGGGGACGGGTCAAGTGGTGCAAACTCGAGCCTGACGCGCTGCGCGCCGCAAGTGTTTGGATGCAGGGGTTTGGTCAATTCGAACCCATCCACCTAGACGAGTTCGAAGCCTTTCTCGCCCGCGAATTGGATGGGGCTGATACGCAGGGCGGTTAA